A region of Drosophila mauritiana strain mau12 chromosome 3L, ASM438214v1, whole genome shotgun sequence DNA encodes the following proteins:
- the LOC117139499 gene encoding LOW QUALITY PROTEIN: adult enhancer factor 1 (The sequence of the model RefSeq protein was modified relative to this genomic sequence to represent the inferred CDS: substituted 1 base at 1 genomic stop codon), giving the protein MMHIKSLPHAHAAATAMSSNCDIVIVAAQPQTTIANNNNNETVTQATHPAHMAAVQQQQQQQQQQQQQQQQHHQQQQQQSSGPPSVPPPPTELPLPFQMHLSGISAEAHSAAQAAAMAAAQAAAAQAAAAEQQQPPPPPPHLTHLTTHSPTTIHSEHYLANGHSEHPGEGNAAVGGGGAVREPEKPFHCTVCDRRFRQLSTLTNHVKIHTGEKPYKCNVCDKTFRQSSTLTNHLKIHTGEKPYNCNFCPKHFRQLSTLANHVKIHTGEKPFECVICKKQFRQSSTLNNHIKIHVMDKVYVPVKIKTEEDEGXLGRMPLAAHHHQQQQHQHHHQQQQHQHHPPPPSQQQQHIDQRGVTITTLPSATSVAQHHQQHQHIQDGSPHHHFNVAALGDLSSAMQLGAVTADGSFVTMGGVVVGRIQHTREELQQLGVIKVESPSNGGTATSAAAETQREG; this is encoded by the exons ATGATGCATATCAAAAGCCTGCCCCATGCGCATGCCGCTGCTACGGCGATGAGCAGTAACTGCGACATTGTCATAGTAGCTGCCCAGCCCCAAACCACCATAgcaaacaataataacaatgagACGGTAACCCAGGCCACGCATCCGGCTCACATGGCGGCGgttcaacagcagcagcagcaacaacaacaacaacaacagcagcagcagcaacatcatcagcagcagcaacagcagtcgAGCGGACCGCCCTCTGTGCCGCCGCCACCCACGGAACTCCCCTTGCCCTTCCAGATGCACTTAAGCGGGATCTCTGCGGAGGCGCATAGTGCCGCCCAAGCAGCGGCCATGGCAGCTGCTCAGGCTGCAGCAGCCCAAGCTGCTGCGGcggaacaacaacaaccgccgccaccaccgccacaTCTGACGCACCTGACCACGCATAGTCCGACAACGATCCACAGTGAGCATTACCTGGCCAATGGACATAGCGAGCATCCCGGAGAGGGCAACGCTGCCGTTGGCGGAGGGGGAGCTGTCCGCGAGCCGGAGAAACCTTTCCACTGCACCGTCTGCGATCGTCGCTTCCGACAGCTAAGCACACTGACCAACCACGTGAAGATCCATACTGGCGAGAAGCCCTACAAATGCAACGTTTGTGATAAGACCTTCCGTCAATCGTCGACGCTGACGAACCATCTGAAGATCCATACGGGCGAGAAGCCTTATAACTGCAACTTTTGTCCCAAGCATTTTCGACAGCTGAGCACGCTGGCCAACCATGTGAAGATCCACACGG GTGAAAAGCCCTTTGAGTGCGTCATCTGCAAGAAGCAGTTCCGACAGTCCAGCACGCTCAACAACCACATAAAGATACACGTCATGGACAAAGTCTACGTTCCTGTTAAGATCAAAACAGAGGAGGATGAGGGGTGACTAGGACGAATGCCGTTGGCGGcacaccaccatcagcagcagcaacaccagcaccaccaccaacagcagcagcatcagcaccaCCCGCCGCCTCCgtcccagcagcagcagcatatCGACCAGCGTGGAGTCACCATAACCACGTTGCCCTCCGCCACGTCAGTGGCCCAGcatcaccagcagcaccaacacattCAGGATGGCTCGCCACACCATCATTTTAATGTGGCCGCTCTAGGGGATTTATCCAGCGCTATGCAATTGGGCGCTGTGACGGCGGACGGGAGCTTTGTGACCATGGGCGGCGTTGTGGTGGGTCGCATCCAGCACACACGAGAGGAACTGCAGCAGCTTGGAGTGATCAAGGTGGAGTCACCATCGAATGGTGGCACAGCCACGTCAGCGGCGGCGGAAACGCAACGCGAGGGATGA
- the LOC117139498 gene encoding uncharacterized protein LOC117139498: MGSNGEVLLNFAMNSDSVNTIINSTADFAEIVLDNSLEFNKTVPFQPQDSDVEMVSVRSDAEPDVNKSDSKANDKSDAKLDGESILESGAKLQAAPEEVFARKGCLKRTMECPAPPNPTPKKNWKRNLRILISNLYIKSEDRLPGACVSRCLYNTSLCTQRHRCSALPDGPNFSAVQALRTTLHGQHYDTFLDILEMMVMQGVYPGEGVFDRLIDMAMILIAKEISVKELGDIYNKLIRIFFLLVDAFPPCWTALRPYYLSFLGVSNPALRATRSTDSTQKLQFYIDLLEENLMHCSDEEIRENTKFYEKFVFNFSEEEDANMSQETVFLRHVQQYDWQSGKLCLDDFKRMSPAVRLARVCDVLNMLTWVLEMEFLSWLDHNRLRQSESEMFQENSRSFAWIVFGMSAGTRLTDIVKQIMRLYGQAVEKSMYPERQRILQRLVSLIVEASNTADLEYADNAVIYPSIGPQTRLLIEEFFKIFKSHNRKKISTYLKTIPQLDHPYLRFEFTDHFLKLFFFPKKTHFGPEKVVGEFRARQWIKYNLKSEIEDDDDEQLSREDYLALLLSALKDYDKWLNLGGFWKYLRSKELVQPLTARISPVGRVVREAPKVFRLDALDEEEHTWKERMNTKVITGRPKVNLPVARINTGKICVRYGEDVRQMRVLRKLLQNKVHKEVDVSEWLTYLNKLSGL; encoded by the exons ATGGGTTCCAACGGCGAAGTATTATTGAATTTCGCAATGAACTCAGACAGCGTAAATACCATCATAAATTCCACAGCGGACTTCGCAGAAATTGTCTTAGACAATAGTTTAGAGTTTAACAAGACGGTTCCTTTCCAACCGCAGGATTCGGACGTAGAAATGGTCTCTGTCAGATCAGATGCGGAACCGGATGTTAACAAATCAGATTCCAAAGCAAATGATAAATCAGATGCCAAATTAGATGGTGAATCTATATTAGAGTCAGGAGCCAAACTTCAGGCGGCCCCGGAGGAGGTTTTCGCGAGGAAGGGATGCCTCAAGAGGACCATGGAATGTCCTGCCCCGCCTAATCCTACTCCCAAAAAGAACTGGAAGCGTAACCTGCGTATCTTGATCTCAAATCTGTACATCAAAAGCGAGGATCGTCTTCCGGGAGCATGTGTTTCCAGGTGTCTTTACAATACTAGTCTGTGCACGCAAAGACATCGGTGCTCCGCGCTCCCGGATGGCCCAAACTTTTCGGCCGTTCAGGCGCTACGAACCACGTTGCACGGCCAGCACTACGATACATTCCTGGACATTCTGGAGATGATGGTGATGCAGGGTGTCTACCCAGGCGAAGGAGTCTTTGACAGACTAATAGATATGGCCATG ATCCTAATTGCCAAAGAGATAAGCGTAAAGGAGCTGGGTGACATCTACAACAAACTTATACGCATCTTCTTTCTTCTGGTCGACGCCTTTCCCCCGTGCTGGACAGCCCTGCGTCCTTACTACTTGAGTTTTCTGGGTGTCTCGAATCCCGCCTTGCGGGCAACACGTTCAACCGATTCTACCCAGAAGTTGCAGTTTTACATTGATCTTTTAGAGGAAAATCTAATGCATTGCAGCGATGAAGAGATACGTGAAAACACCAAATTCTATGAAAAGTTTGTGTTTAACTTCTCGGAAGAGGAGGATGCGAATATGTCACAGGAAACGGTCTTTCTGCGACATGTACAGCAGTATGACTGGCAGAGTGGGAAGCTTTGTTTGGACGACTTCAAGAGAATGTCGCCCGCAGTCCGCTTGGCACGGGTCTGTGATGTCCTGAACATGCTCACATGGGTGTTGGAAATGGAGTTCCTCTCCTGGCTGGATCATAACAGGTTGAGGCAGTCGGAGTCGGAGATGTTTCAGGAGAACTCCAGGTCATTTGCCTGGATCGTATTTGGAATGTCAGCAGGAACGCGTCTCACCGACATCGTTAAGCAAATTATGAGGCTGTATGGACAGGCAGTGGAGAAGTCCATGTACCCAGAACGCCAGAGGATTCTCCAG CGCCTTGTTTCCCTCATCGTCGAAGCAAGCAACACGGCCGATCTAGAGTACGCGGATAATGCTGTGATATATCCAAGTATTGGACCCCAAACCCGTCTGCTCATCGAAGAGTTCTTCAAGATTTTTAAATCACACAATCGCAAAAAGATTTCCACCTACCTAAAGACTATTCCGCAGTTGGACCACCCATATCTCCGCTTCGAGTTCACAGACCACTTTTTGAAACTCTTTTTCTTTCCCAAAAAAACTCATTTTGGACCGGAGAAAGTGGTCGGAGAATTCAGAGCGCGTCAATGGATAAAGTACAACTTGAAAAGTGAGATTgaggatgacgacgacgagcagttgtCTCGTGAGGATTACCTGGCATTACTCCTTAGCGCCTTAAAAGACTACGACAAGTGGTTAAATCTTGGAGGCTTCTGGAAGTATCTAAGGAGTAAGGAGCTCGTGCAGCCCTTGACTGCGAGGATCAGTCCTGTGGGAAGGGTTGTGCGCGAGGCGCCGAAGGTGTTCAGGCTGGATGCGTTGGATGAGGAGGAACACACCTGGAAGGAGCGCATGAACACCAAGGTAATTACAGGTCGGCCAAAGGTGAATCTGCCGGTGGCCAGAATCAATACGGGCAAGATATGTGTGCGCTATGGCGAGGATGTGCGACAGATGAGAGTTTTGCGAAAACTTCTTCAAAACAAAGTTCACAAGGAGGTCGATGTGTCGGAGTGGTTAACCTATCTAAACAAACTTTCGGGGCTATGA
- the LOC117140079 gene encoding alkaline phosphatase, whose translation MRALRFFAALALQLTACSSQYKYGPEQSWDLDSISELKSKEFWFHDAQRTLYNKLSTPPNQYRAKNVIFFLGDGMSVPTVTAGRIFDGQLRGVVGERNRLEFEKFNYVGLSKTYCVNKQVADSACTASAYLSGIKANYLTIGVTADVELNDCKGSRLPQNRLSSIAAWALKGGKSAGLVTTTRVTHASPAGVYAHTSNRDFESDYDVTKLGQNPGNCPDIAQQLIDGEVGKRLRVVMGGGTIKFLPNTTTDVFGNKGQRLDNRNLIEEWQQTKPGNARVVFSRTDLLNNDPQNTDFLLGLFNASHLAYHMDDSIDTPTLPEMTAAAINVLSRDPNGYFLFVEGGRIDHAHHETKAKKALDETVQFSDAVRKARQLTNPWDTLIVVSADHGHTVTISGYPDVNNSIVGLNSELSNVDQLPYTAISYANGPAYERFYKSTDGVVERVDLRNLDFSKPDAIYPHGVPMTEETHGGGDVAVYAHGPWSHLFTGVYEQSTLPHLMGFASCLGPGITYCDLQPKARYSP comes from the exons AGCAATCCTGGGACCTCGACTCCATTTCCGAGTTGAAGAGCAAGGAGTTCTGGTTCCACGACGCCCAGCGCACGCTCTACAATAAGCTATCCACTCCACCAAACCAGTATCGTGCCAAGAATGTCATCTTTTTCCTGGGCGATGGTATGTCCGTTCCCACGGTAACCGCAGGCAGGATCTTCGATGGACAGCTGCGTGGAGTGGTGGGCGAACGGAATCGTCTTGAGTTCGAGAAATTCAACTATGTGGGTCTGTCAAAG ACCTATTGCGTCAATAAACAAGTGGCTGACTCCGCCTGCACCGCGTCGGCCTATCTGTCGGGGATCAAGGCGAACTATCTGACCATCGGGGTGACCGCCGATGTGGAGTTGAACGACTGCAAGGGATCGCGCTTGCCGCAGAATAGGCTCTCTTCGATTGCCGCCTGGGCGCTCAAAGGTGGCAAGTCAGCCGGATTGGTGACCACCACTCGGGTTACCCACGCCAGTCCTGCCGGAGTTTATGCGCACACCTCGAATCGCGATTTCGAGAGCGACTACGACGTGACCAAGTTGGGTCAAAATCCGGGAAACTGTCCAGATATCGCCCAGCAACTGATAGACGGAGAGGTGGGCAAGCGACTGCGAGTGGTCATGGGCGGTGGAACCATTAAATTCCTGCCCAATACCACGACCGATGTGTTCGGAAACAAGGGCCAGCGGTTGGATAATAGGAACCTCATTGAGGAATGGCAACAAACAAAGCCAGGCAATGCTAGGGTTGTGTTTAGTCGAACGGATCTCCTGAACAATGATCCGCAGAACACTGACTTCCTGCTGGGGCTCTTCAATGCCTCTCACTTGGCGTACCACATGGACGACAGCATAGACACACCCACGCTACCCGAGATGACGGCGGCGGCCATAAATGTCCTTTCCAGAGATCCAAACGGGTATTTCCTTTTCGTGGAAGGCGGTCGAATCGATCACGCCCATCATGAGACCAAGGCCAAAAAGGCTCTGGATGAAACCGTCCAGTTTTCGGACGCAGTGAGAAAGGCACGACAACTCACCAATCCCTGGGACACCTTAATCGTGGTGAGTGCGGATCACGGACACACGGTCACGATCAGCGGCTATCCGGATGTTAACAACAGCATAGTAGGACTCAATTCCGAGCTAAGTAATGTGGACCAGCTGCCCTACACGGCCATCTCATATGCCAACGGCCCGGCCTACGAGAGATTCTACAAATCGACGGACGGGGTGGTGGAGCGCGTAGATCTCCGTAACCTGGACTTTTCCAAACCGGATGCCATCTATCCTCATGGAGTGCCCATGACCGAGGAGACTCACGGCGGTGGCGATGTGGCCGTCTATGCTCACG GTCCATGGTCTCATCTCTTCACTGGAGTTTACGAACAAAGCACTTTGCCTCATTTGATGGGCTTCGCTTCTTGCTTAGGACCTGGAATCACATATTGCGATCTGCAGCCAAAAGCAAGATACTCTCCATAG